The window TCTAAAAAAGTTgtattgtacccgaaagaatctttaacacgcgaagcatagtacggttaaatactacattatgtgtgttgtcttACCTATAAATAACTAGCGCATTTTAGTTATTACATGCGCTTAACcaaaacaaatagcaaaactttccatacattttttatttttcttgcattaacAAATGTCTGGACGCAATGACCAACCAAGGTGCTATTGTGGCAAACGTACGATTATGAAGGCATGTTGGTCCGATGGTAATGTTGGGCGCAAATACCGGATGTGTCTATACAGGTTTGGAGGCAATGACAGAAATCATTGTGTTCATGATAGAAAAAAATTTCTCGATTTATCACTCAACCTgtctgttattttaaatgttagtttattatttatatgttagtagttttattaatttatatgttagttttattattatatatttttatttatgacTTACTTATtatttactataataaaattaaataatttatttttataattatacaagatttaattattaaatattcacatatgggttccgggctcgatatttgaggcctagtagcaccaagatatcctgaatttttgttgttttctcatgttattttcttacgatcgttgactagaattggacagagtatgtgtttgaactatcaactattttgatgtatttttgggtataatagatacttaaatgattaatttcaataactacaaggatactacgctaaagggcactacattacaaatataagcactacattaggccacaagataccactagagggaattaaagtaacaatttgtctattttactagtctttaagcaaataaataatctaaatcggatgaaaaataacaaataaatttaatcacaaaacattcatgaaaatacatataccagagtaaaaagtaactaattaatattttttttaacaactaataataatttctctatttttactAATTTCTTTAGCACACTAATATCATAGTCCggataaaactaacaaaatagtTAAATCGCAAAACCATCACAAAACAACATAAAACacattaaaaataactaatattcATTTTTTATACGAGTTTCAACAAAAACTAAGTCGGAATACTTCGATTTAAGGTTTtaggaaagttgaagatttggcgaTTTAGAGCCGAAACGAGCAACCCACAACGAGAGAACGCCTTAGCTAGGATGTGGGACTGGGGATCTTTACTTTTTGTGGGACGGGTGGGGTCCACTCGAGGTTTTTTGTTCGTTAATGGGGGAACCGACTgttttttaaagttttaatttttgggggggggggggggggattattATGTAGGTATAGCGTCGTTTATTAAACGGCGCTATACTTACCCGTCTTTTCATATTCAcgtataacgcccttttaaaaggcgttataccttaacggacaaacggCCGTTAAGGTAAAAGAGCGCTATATGTATTTTGGTCACTAAATTTTTTTTCCACCTATTTTTGTGTCTTGAGTCCAAAAACTCATTATTTTGGTTCCGGGCTCTATCAAAGAACCTGATTCTTTGATTCTCAAAATTCAGGTAAAGCACAATTCATCTCCCTCTTGTGTCGCGGTGCAACCTTAGAATACCACATATACAACTATTTGGAAATCTTACATAACTACTCTAAGTTGGAGGCTCTGCATGCTATGACAGCAAACCGCACATTTCAGTTCTGTAAGAGTAGAAGCGTACAACAGAACATCACGTCTCTGTGAAATCGTTCTAGAAAATCTCAATAAAGTATAGAGATCGAAAGCTTGATCTGTCTGCAAGATTTGAGCGGCTGAAAGTTGCAATGGAACTTGGTCTTTGCAGGAAGCTCTTTGTTCCACTGAAGACATACATGGATTAATGTGCTTGGTTAAGAAAATACCTAAACCGTCATTGACTTGACGTCATCTCGGGGCAGACCGACACTGCTAGACGAAATTTTGCTAGCCATTAATTAAATTAGTTGGTAGTGTCTTAATTATTCTTTGGTGAACAGAATACTAAAGCTGAATACTAAGCTCATTTGTCACAAATTCTTAGCAGGGCAAGAGATTGAACTAAGTAGATATGCTGGCCGGAGATAGTTGGAGAATAAGAGAATCTTCCAACCAAAGAGTTGTAGTCACAGGAAAACAGACATCAATATATTGAAGTTAAAATGAAAGTATTTCAAGTATTCAACTCACAGAAACCAAGCACTGATAACTAACTGCTAATAGAATTATCACCCTACCTCTTAACAAGAGGACTATATAAATCATGATATTCCCAGTTGCTCGTTAGTCAGTTCAGTTGCATCTAACAAATCCACTTGGGTTATTAACAAACTTACGACCTACTCTTGACTGATACAATCTTCTGATCCCACCAATGATTGCCTAATTAAATAATCCAATAAGATTGTAGGATCGATTGGTTTATTATTCTCCATACATAGGACCAAGTGAACCAGAGAAGCCCGATAGAATCGCGAAAAGCAGCACAGTATTCTGATGTTGTCAGACAGTCGACGAATTTCATCCATTAGATCTGAGGGTAAATGATTTTGAATCAAGAGATTATTGAATTTGCATGTTTTGCGAGGAAAGCTTAAAAAAATAGTGCATATCAAATCTTGGTTGAGTCTTGTCCAATGCTGTACAGGTTACCAAGTGACAAACCGAAAAAAGAAAAGTTAGCCTTGACACTAAATTGACGAATAGCTTCACCAAGAAATGTATTCTTGATTTTGTGGGCATTGACTTTTCAGATTTCACTTGTCATTTAAGTCTTACATCAGAATAACTATTAATGCATGGATTCACCCAACAACGAGCAAAAGATTTTACAGCGAATTTTAAAACCCAGTTAATATGTATTCCAGTCCATTACAACAGCCCCCACGACCAGAAAATAGAGGGGATCCAGAACAAAACAAAACTCTAATCCCAACAGCCTGTACAAAGATGTATGGCAGTATTCTTATCTTATAAAAAGCCAAAGGAGCAAAACATGTTAGTCACTCGTTCCATCCATAATTCATGTTGTCAAGATCACTAAAAAAACCATTTTCAGTGAACTCCTGTGTTATATCTGGAACCACTTCATCTGATTGATGAACACTCGGGCGAAAATCTGGAGCTTTCTCGCTGAAACTACAGTTGCCAGCACCAACAGATGATTCACGACTAGAAGCCGCTTTGAAACTGTTACTTCTGCAGGGGGTGGGTCCTATAGCGCTTGACTCATTTGTAGTGGTTGCACAACTATTGTTTCCAAAACCAAGTCCTTCCCTAGAAGCATTACCATCTGACCTCTGCGCAGCTCCACTGCTATTAGTATTCATATCCTGGAGGAATCGCTGCATCATTTGCTGGTGCAAGGCCTGACTACCGCGGGAGGATTGAGGATGATTTTGCTGGAGTTGCTGTAAGCCATTACTATTCAGTAATCGCTGTTGTGGTTGCAGTTGTTGCTGCACATTGCTGCTTGACAGGCCAGTAACAGGTAAGTTCGACAAGATTCCTTGCAATACACCATTTAACCCTTGCAACAATGTAGATCGAGAGTGATTTGAATTACTGAAAGAAGCAGCCTCTTGTCGAACTGCCATTGGGTTTGAATTCATCGAGTTCTGCCGCATAAGCATATTCTGGTAGTTTGTCAGTGCAGGAGCAGCTTGTGCGGAGCCACTTAAAGTTCTCCGACCATCCATGTGCTGATTATTGTCTATCTGGCCATTAAGCCCCGGATGCAATGCCATAAGCTTGCTCAGTGCACTGTGATCAGTTAGCACCTGACGCTTAGCTGCAGTAACATGCCGTGGGAAGTTCTTTAAGCCCTCTGCAAAAAGAGTGTTGGCATAGTCAATTTTCTCCCCATAAGGGAAAAATAACTCCACGAATTACAAATCTATCATATATATCATAACAGTTCGATAATGGAAAAAAGGGAAATTACCAAATGGCCCAACTTTATGATCTCTGCAAAAGTCCATTAAGTCCTTCATGCTGTTCACAGCCTCAGCTATCTGAACATCAAATGACATCAGCATGCCAAATTAAAGAGCCAATACTCTTTTAATTTACGGAAAAGAGGAGCAGAATTCTCCCTCCCATTTTAAAGTCAACATATTCAAACTACCTGTAAGCACCTCATATGCCTTTTGGAGAATCCCAAATCATTAAGGGACTGCATCTCCAAACTCCTGGCAAGCTGACGTCCGGCTGAGACGACCCTAAAGTGAATAAACTTCAGCATCAAACAATGTGATGTAGAATTGTAGTTTGAACCAATTGCATCAAGTGGAGAGAACATGAACTCCACCAGTAGCGAACAATACATAGTCAGATATTCGCAAAATGCCAATCCCCCAAGCAAAAACTGCTTTAGCCACTAGGTACCCTGGGATTGAAAAAGAGACTTCACGAAAGCAAACAATCATCCAACATGTCTCATATACGAATCAAGTGTTCTCCTTAACTTGTAAACCAAATGAACTTTTTTTAATGGATATGATTCAAATTTAGCAgcacaaaaaacaaaaatgaagtaGCGTACTGTAAGGGTGCACCACAAAAGATATCAAAGGAGCAACGTAGGACAGAGAGTAAAAACAAATAAGTGAGAGTACTCAACACAAGTAAAAGATGCCAGTCACAGGAAAAAAACGGAATCCAATACGAGAGTTAGAACATATACCAATAGATCAAGCAACGTGAATGAAAATTAGAGTAACATCATCAGTAACCTCAGTAACTTGTTACTCACATATTGCTGTTTGCTTGGATGTCCTGATGAGAAACTCCATTATATCCACTTTCAGTTAATGTAGTCAGGCATTTCTGAGCAACCTGCAGTAACTGATTTACCTGCAGACAAGAATGCCATATGATGACAAGTTGCAAATAATGAAATGGTTGCTCATTCATTGTATGCTCAAACAGTTAATCTACGAGAGACTGACGATCGAAATTGAGAAGGAAATTTCTTAAAGTTGCTAAGTTAAGAGGCAGTATGTAGGTCAATAGGAAACTTCCTATTTCCCTTCTGCAGCCAAAATGTCCAGAACCTCCAACAGAGAAGGGTGGCCACTAGCTGCCCCGGTAAGAAGTCAATTTGAAacttcccatttccattctgcagCCAAAATGTGTGGAGCCTCCAACAAAGAAGGGTGGCCACTAGCTGCTCTAGGTGGAAGCCAATAGCAAACTTCCTATCTGCCTTCTGCGCAAAAATGAACGTCCAACAAAGAAGGGTCGCTACCAGCTGTCCCATTATAATCAAACTCAACAGTTACAGATCAAACAGTTCACTTGACTGCAAATGTTTTAGTAGCCAGAGGAAGACAATTGGAAACTACTTATTTGCGTTCTGCAGCCAAAATGTCCGGACCTTCCAATAAAGAGTGCTGCCCACCAGCTATCCCAGTGGAATCAAACTCAACAGCAACCGAACAAACTTCAACTGAACCATAGGTTTTAAATTGTAATTCCATCAGCTTTCTACTGGAAAAAACTGCACTAAAGCATCCATGGGAATACTTTCCAAAACCTCTAAAATTGGTTACCAAACAGCTTCTAAGGAAGAACAAATAGTTTCTGCATGCTATAAAATAAGTACAACATAAAAGAAATTAGACTCTTATTGTAACACATCAAAAAGGTGTATATCAAAACTAAAATGCCAGATATCTATGTTAATACTGTAATACTTCGAATGAGTACATCATGTACTTGGAGGGGACATCTCTGCAGAAGAACCAGAATAACTTTTAAGAGCTCATGTACCTGTGGTGCAACTAATCTTCGAGGAAGAAGCTCTTCATGATGCCGTGCACAGAATTCCCATGACAATATCTGGTAAAGGAAATCATATAAATCTACTATTATAGAGCCACTGATCCCTTATAAGGCGATTGTATCTTTCAATGTACCTTTAAATCAGAACTGAAAATAATTCGAAGTTGGCCCTCCTGCACCACACGAAGTTGTTCATATACAGTTTCCTGAACTGCTTTCGCGCATTCCAGCTTCATTAGTCCTGAAGGGAATCTACATTCACGTGGGAAATCCAAAAATAATAGTTCATCAATAACACCACTGCCAAATTTGATTTCATTCAGCCTCGGAAGTGCTTCAAAAGTTGCCTCTGTTAGAAACCACCAAACAAGGAGCAAGTGAGAATGCAAAGCAAGTAGTAGGTGATGGAATGAGGAGTCCAAGACTCAACTCATTCCAAAATATGATAATTGGAAACTCAGAGGTTGAAGCAATATGCATCATTCTCTCACAGAAAGTTCAAGgctttttatgaaatttttttCTTCTGCGCGAAAAGGgcatttacttttttttttgggttgagAAAGTAACATATCCAATATATTAATCAAATCATCAGCAGAGTTTTTACTGGAAGAAAAAATTTACTTCATGAGAAGATagaaacaaaaaccaaaaaaacaTAACTCCTTGTTCTTCTTATAAGGAGCCTAAAACTTCTATGATTGCATCCGGATCATCATAAAAAGTTTTGTAATTTACATTTACAAAACTGTTAACTGAGCAATTAAATCTATAtcattttcctttctctttttttgcaGAGCCGCAATCCGATCATCATAAAAAGTTTTGTAATTTACATTTACAAAACTGTTAACTGAGCAATTAAATCTATatcattttcctttttctctttttttgcagAGCCCAAATACCATATGTGGCACGAGAGGGaaaaaattcc is drawn from Nicotiana tabacum cultivar K326 chromosome 9, ASM71507v2, whole genome shotgun sequence and contains these coding sequences:
- the LOC107770245 gene encoding putative transcriptional regulator SLK2 isoform X2, which produces MVPSRVAGEVEHSSSSSGIFYQGDQQSQVAGNSRTWSSLEDESNCLPGNVQSSMGPVSGDVSNTVLNSVESSGPSFGTSSLVTDANSGLSGGPRFQRSASISAESYIRLPASPMSFSSNNISISGSSGMYGSSVVQQKSNQEPRVPESFRQDHVALSHMQKKPRLDIKQDDIQQQVLQQLLQRKDPLHLQNPSPQLQALIQQQGLRQQQQQLLHSISPIERAQLFQQQQQLQLRQQLQQQAVQPVSAMKHPSDSVLCSRRLMQYLYHQRQRPPDNSIAYWRKFVAEYYSPRAKKRWCLSLYDNIGHPLLGALPQANADEWHCDICSSKSGRGFEATFEALPRLNEIKFGSGVIDELLFLDFPRECRFPSGLMKLECAKAVQETVYEQLRVVQEGQLRIIFSSDLKILSWEFCARHHEELLPRRLVAPQVNQLLQVAQKCLTTLTESGYNGVSHQDIQANSNMVVSAGRQLARSLEMQSLNDLGFSKRHMRCLQIAEAVNSMKDLMDFCRDHKVGPFEGLKNFPRHVTAAKRQVLTDHSALSKLMALHPGLNGQIDNNQHMDGRRTLSGSAQAAPALTNYQNMLMRQNSMNSNPMAVRQEAASFSNSNHSRSTLLQGLNGVLQGILSNLPVTGLSSSNVQQQLQPQQRLLNSNGLQQLQQNHPQSSRGSQALHQQMMQRFLQDMNTNSSGAAQRSDGNASREGLGFGNNSCATTTNESSAIGPTPCRSNSFKAASSRESSVGAGNCSFSEKAPDFRPSVHQSDEVVPDITQEFTENGFFSDLDNMNYGWNE
- the LOC107770245 gene encoding putative transcriptional regulator SLK2 isoform X1 — encoded protein: MVPSRVAGEVEHSSSSSGIFYQGDQQSQVAGNSRTWSSLEDESNCLPGNVQSSMGPVSGDVSNTVLNSVESSGPSFGTSSLVTDANSGLSGGPRFQRSASISAESYIRLPASPMSFSSNNISISGSSGMYGSSVVQQKSNQEPRVPESFRQDHVALSHMQKKPRLDIKQDDIQQQVLQQLLQRKDPLHLQNPSPQLQALIQQQGLRQQQQQLLHSISPIERAQLFQQQQQLQLRQQLQQQAVQPVSAMKHPSDSVLCSRRLMQYLYHQRQRPPDNSIAYWRKFVAEYYSPRAKKRWCLSLYDNIGHPLLGALPQANAQDEWHCDICSSKSGRGFEATFEALPRLNEIKFGSGVIDELLFLDFPRECRFPSGLMKLECAKAVQETVYEQLRVVQEGQLRIIFSSDLKILSWEFCARHHEELLPRRLVAPQVNQLLQVAQKCLTTLTESGYNGVSHQDIQANSNMVVSAGRQLARSLEMQSLNDLGFSKRHMRCLQIAEAVNSMKDLMDFCRDHKVGPFEGLKNFPRHVTAAKRQVLTDHSALSKLMALHPGLNGQIDNNQHMDGRRTLSGSAQAAPALTNYQNMLMRQNSMNSNPMAVRQEAASFSNSNHSRSTLLQGLNGVLQGILSNLPVTGLSSSNVQQQLQPQQRLLNSNGLQQLQQNHPQSSRGSQALHQQMMQRFLQDMNTNSSGAAQRSDGNASREGLGFGNNSCATTTNESSAIGPTPCRSNSFKAASSRESSVGAGNCSFSEKAPDFRPSVHQSDEVVPDITQEFTENGFFSDLDNMNYGWNE